One genomic region from Anaeromusa acidaminophila DSM 3853 encodes:
- a CDS encoding helix-turn-helix domain-containing protein — MAKYSFEFKLKVVQEYLNGKGGYVFLSKKYNIPAIKDIQKWVAIYNRLGEDGLLRSRKNQTYSLDFKLHV, encoded by the coding sequence TTGGCAAAATATAGTTTTGAATTTAAATTAAAAGTAGTTCAAGAGTATCTTAACGGCAAAGGTGGATATGTATTTTTAAGCAAAAAGTATAATATTCCTGCAATAAAAGATATCCAGAAATGGGTTGCAATATACAACAGATTGGGTGAAGATGGGTTATTGCGAAGCAGAAAAAATCAAACGTACTCTTTGGATTTTAAACTTCATGTA